The nucleotide sequence GGCCGTTGTCGGCACTGCTCTGGGAGTACTGCCCGCCAAGGGCCAGATAGAACTCATGGCTCAGATCCCTCTCCAGCACAGCCTCTGCACCCCAGGCGGCATCCCCCCGGTCAAAGGCACTATAGGGGGTCAAAGCGTATAAGGCGTTGCGGTACATACTGACACCGTACTGCTCGCTGCGTGCCAGGGGAAGCGCGACGGAGATCGGGGTCCGGGTATCCGCTTCGTAATCCTGGTAGTAGGTGCCGCGCAGCGCCCCGTACGCGTAGCCGCGCTGCCAGAAAGGGAGTTCCGCTTCCGCCGAGAAGCCGAAGTGACGGGGGGCGGGTTCGGTGGCATTGCGCTCGGGGGTATCGATGACCCCGTAGGCGGTCACGGCGAACTGCAGGAGGTACTCGCTGTTGGCGTAACGCATCCCGCCGAGGGTATAGGCGTCGACGTTCCGGGTCACGAAGGCTGAGAGGGCGTTGCGTGTCAGCGGGTCGGCGAAGTTGAGCGACAGGGTATAGAGCAGCCCCGTGTCGCTGTCGCTGCCCAGGGCGACGTCCGTCCCGCTGTAGTGCAGTTCGAGCGGCGAACGGTAGGGATGCTCCAGGCCGATGGCCCCCGCGGTTGTATTCGTCTCGGGAGCGTTCTCTCCTGTATTTTCGAAGAAGAGGGTGACCTCGTAGGGCGTTTCGTCGATCGTCTCGAGGGGTATCTGTTGGTAGGTATAGGCATCGTGTTTCATGACGGCTGCCAGGGCATGGGTATCGTCGATGAGGCGCGCCTCGAAGAGGGTGTCGGCGGGGTGTGCCCGCGTGATTTTGCCGTCATCGTAGCGGAACAGTCCGGAACCGTGCGGCGTGTTGGCAATGAAGTAGATGCGGCCCCGGCTGTCGACGCCGCTGACGTTCCCGTAGTGGCCACGCAGGGAGAAGAGCGGGGTTTTGTTTTTGTAGAGCGTGCGCGTTTTGCCTTCACCCTGCACGAAGTAGTAGAGGTTGTCCTCCCCGTCGATAAAGACCGAGGAGTTGGTACGGGCATAAAAGCTATCGCCGACGAAGAGCTGCGGCTGGTCGAAGGAGGCGGGGACGTCGAAGTAGACGGGGGTACCGTCGCGCAGGTACCCTTCGATGACGCGGCCAGCCGTGCCGTCTATAAGATGGGCGCCTTCCGTATAGAGACCGGCTTCGATGCGCAGCGGTGAGGTGTAGGCGCTGCTCTGGGTCGCATAGCGTCCTTCAGGGGTCCTGACGACCTTCCCGGTGCGGTAGCTGCCGCTTTCCCGGGTGAGCCTGCCGCTTTTCTTGTCGTAGACGATCAGCTCGGGAAAGCTTCTTCCGGTCGCGTTGACGGTGAAGTAGACGGCGTCGTCGTCGCTGTTTATGGGAGTGTAGAACTGGGTGGCGGCAAGGGGGCTGCCCTCGACATCCGTCATATCACGTGCTTCTGCCGCCATTGTGTCGGCCCAGGTGCGAAGGGACGTTTCAAAATCGTAGCCGATGGTGCGCCTGGTCGTGCTATTGGTGAAGAAAGGCCAGAACCACTCATAGGAGTGCTCTTTCCAGTAGGCATTGACATCGGCCATTCCGTAGGTGTTAGCCAGGTCGTACTGGTAAAAGCCCCCGAGGGTGTAGAAGTGCGAGCCGTAGAGGAAGTCGTAATGGGCATTGTAGACCCGCTCGGGGGTGAGGAGGCCTGCTTTTGCCTGCTGCAGGGTCGCGGCTTTGAAGCGGCCGCTGTAGAGCCGCCCGCCGTTGCCGTGCCACGACTCGTTCAGGACGGCATTCCCTTCGAGCAGAAAGCTGCTTTCGACGATATTGGGCAGGGTGAACCAGGGCAGCAGCACGAAGCCGTTGCCGAAAACGGTGTGCAGTGCCCCGGAGACGGGATTGTCTTTGGCGTTCATCTGGTAGTTGTGTGCGGTTTCGTGGAACAGCAGGGTGTTGAGCCAGGAGGTTGCACTGAAATAGTCGATCATCAGCGCCCCGCCGCCGTAGTTGATCTGCCGGTTGTTGGGGTAGGGTGTCGAAAAGCCGTTGGCGATCTGGTTGTGGCTGGAGAGCAGGCCGACGTAGAGCGTTTCGTCCATGGTGTAGCCGTAGAGTTTGTCATACTGCGGCAGCATCGCGTTTTCGACCGCGGCCGCTGTACGGGCGACGGGGAGATTCGCCTCTGTGTAGATCAGCTCGCAGTCGCCGATTTCGGCCGTGAAATAGGGCGTGTCGCAGGGGACGGTACTGCTTTGCAGGAGTGCGGCTTGAAGGCTGACGGTGGTCATGAACAGGAACGATGCCAATCGGATCATACGGAAAAACCTCGGGGGAGTTGCAACATTATAGTGCCTGAAGTGTTACAAAGCAACCGGGTTCAGTCCCGATGGGTATAATAACAGCTATGAAAGATTCCGCAACCTACCAAAAAAAGAAGCGTTTTTTCGAAAGCATGATCACCCTGTACGGGCGCAATGCCGTCGAAGAGGTCCTGGACGATCCGACGGTCGAAATTCATGCCCTTCACCTGGCCGAGTCGAACAAGCAAGAGGGGGTGATCGAGCGGATCACCGCCAAAGCCCGGGCCCGGGGCGTGGAGATCAGGTACCATGCCAAAGCGGCGTTGTCGCGTATCTCCCGGAATGCCAAGCAGGACCAGGGGGTTGCGCTCGATATTATCGCGCCCACCTACCGCAGTGCGGAGACCCTGCTGGAGACGCCGATGGTTCAGGGCCGGCTGCTGGCGCTTGACGGCATCCACAACCCGCAGAACCTCGGGATGATCATCCGTTCGGCAGCGGCGGGGAACATCGACGGTATCCTCCTGCCGAAGCAGGGCAGCGCCAAGCTCTCCCCGCTGGTGATGAAGGCGAGCGCGGGGACGCTCTTCAAGCTGCCGGTCTACTACTGCGAGACGCTTCCGGAGATATTGGGGACACTGCAGATACAGGGGTGGAGCATTTTCGGCCTCTCCTCCCATGCCGATGCGACGCTGCACACCCTTACGGTGCCGGAGAAGACGGTCTTCGTACTGGGCAATGAGAGCGAGGGGGTGAGCGAAGGGGTGGCGGCGCGCTGTAACGCGCAGGTGGCCATTCCGATGCAGCGGGGAGTCGAGTCGCTCAACGTTGCCGTCACGGCGGCGCTGCTGGCCTTTCTGCCGGCCGGGGAGCGCTAGGATGAAGCGGCTGGGGCTTTGGCTGCTCCTGCTCTGCCTGGGGGCGATGGCGGAGAGCCGGTTCGAGACGGGGATGGAGCGTTACCGCCAGGGGGACTACCCCGCGGCGTTTGCGATCTTTACGGCCGCCTACGAAGCGACGGAGGATGAGGATGCCGCCTATATGCTCGCCAGGATGTACGAGAAAGGAGAGGGGGTCGACGCCGACCGCGCCGAGGCGGCCAGGTGGTACCGTCGTTCGGCGCGGCGCTACTTCGAGGCGGCGGCGGACTCCTCCCTGCACCGGGAGAACAAGCGGCTGCTTTCGACCTACCGCGAACTCGACCCCGTCGAGGACAACGAGACCGCCGAGACGATCCGCAAAAGCATCGTTTCCGATTTCGGCCTGAAGACCTTTCACGAGAACTACCTGCTCCCCTTCGGCTACCGTGAAGGGGTTTATGACAGCTATGTGCCCTCGGACCATTACAAGAACATCGAGTCGGAACTGCAGCTGAGTTTCCGTCTGGATTTCCTCCCCGATCTTTTCGGACTGAACGAGACCTATTCGGCGGCCTATACCCAGCGCTCTTTCTGGCAGGTCTACGCGGGTTCTTCGCCTTTCCGGGAGACGAACTACCAGCCCGAAGTCTTCGTCACCTTTCCGACGGCGTCGCATAAAGTGCCGATCAAATCGGTGGCCGTCGGTTTTGCCCACCAGTCCAACGGCCAGGGGAATGTCACCGAGCAGGATTTCGGCGATATCAATGTCAGCGATCCCGTAGCCATCGCGCCTTATCTGCGCAACCGGTCGCGCTCGTGGAACTACGCCTGGATGGAGGCCATCTTCCAGACGGGAAGCCTCTTTACGGAGCTGAAGCTCTGGTACCGTTTCAAAGAGAGCGAAGAGGATGACAACCCGGACCTGACGGATTACCTTGGGTACGGGTCGCTGCGGTTTATTCTGCCGTACGGCAAAAGTATGACGAGCCTGCTGCTGCGGCAGAACTTTGTGACGGGCAAGGGGGCGCAGCAGCTGATCTGGACCTATCCGTTCTCACACCGCGAGAACGTCTTCTGGTGCCTGAAGGCCTTCACCGGTTACGGCGAGAGCCTAATCGACTATAACAACTACGTGACGAAGTTTTCGATCGGGTTCAGTTTTTCGCGCTAGCGGCGCTCAGGAGAACATCATCTCGTAGGGGCGGCGGATCGCTTCGACGACCTCGCCGACGCTCATGTGGCGGCTTTTGCGCAGGAACTCCCGCCCGTCGAGGAAGACGAGCAGGGTCGGGATGGCGAAGACGCTGTAGTGCGAAGCGATCTCCGGGGATTCGGAGATGTCGATACTGACGATCTCGACGGCATCAAAATTAGTGGTGACGGCGTCGACGAGTTTCGGTTTCAGGGCGTGGCAGACGTTGCAGGTCGGGGCACTGAAGTAGAGCATGACCGCCGGCTTCTCGCGGAGGGTGTTTTCGATCTCGGTAAGTGTTTGCATGAGAGAATTTTACCATGCCTTAGCACGGTTTATCTGTGCACGGGCTCTCCGCCGAGGAGAATATAGCGTTAGCGTAGGCAGCCGGGCTTTTGCTCGGAAGCCGTTATGATTTATAGGATGTCGAAGACGGCTTCGCGCTTCCCTTTTTTCTCGAGAATCTCCCGGCAGGCGAGCCCCGGGATCTGCGAGGCGAGCAGATCGTCAATGGTTTCGAAACGGTGCTGTGCGAGGTGGCGCAGCACGATGCCGCGGTACGCCTTTGCCCAGTGGCTCACAACCTTCCCCTCCTTGATGAACTTCATCGTCGTGACCGGCCGGGAGGGTTTGAAGAACTTGTCGTAGTAGCCTGCGCGCAGGTCGAGGATCTCGTCCCCGCCGATCAGGGCGTCGAGCTCGGCGTTAAAAGCATCCTTATAATAGCGTTCGGGCGCGAAGTCGCCGACACTGTTGCCCTGTTTGACCTTATAGGTGGGGATGAGGTCGCCGCCGCGCAGCGGGCCGAAGAGGTTGGAGAAGATAATGAGCCTCGCCTGCAGATAGGTGCTCGCCTCCGCATCGAGGGAGGGGTAGTCGAGGTACTCGTAGGCCACGCCGTCGTAGCGCTCGACGGCGGGCATGGTCGGGGCGCTGTAGAGGTCGGCGATGAAGGGCTGGGCGTCCCCTGCTTTTTTCAGGCCGAAAAGGGCCAGCACCTGGTCAGGGTTGTCACCGCCGACAATGGCATTATAGGCATCGAGGATTGCTTTGCGGGGTGCAAGTCCGAAGAGCAGGGTGCCCGTGTCGAGTCCGCCGATAGTGCCGCCGGTGCGTTTGCCTTCGGAGGGGGAGAAGAGGGTGAAAATCATGCTGAAATCTCTTTTTTGCATATTGTACAAAATTTTTTCAATATAGTCTTGACATCACGGGTAGAATCGACTATAATTCTGGCTCAATTTCAAAACGCCGGCATAGCTCAGCTGGTAGAGCAACTGATTTGTAATCAGTAGGCCCGGGATTCGACTTCTCGTGCCGGCACCATTTTCGAAATTGAATTTTCATTTAGAAACAGTGTTAGACCAGATTTAACAGGCCGTGGTGAGATACTCAAGTGGCCAACGAGGGCAGACTGTAAATCTGCTGGTTTTTACCTTCGGAGGTTCGAATCCTCCTCTCACCACCATTGCGGGAATAGCTCAGTTGGCTAGAGCGTCAGCCTTCCAAGCTGAGGGTCGCGAGTTCGAGTCTCGTTTCCCGCTCCACTGGGAGCTGTAGTATAAGTTGTTTACTACTTCACAACTACATAAATAGTTTTTAGTTTCCCATTATTACTTTATTGCTGTTACATGCCCAGTTAGCTCAGAGGTAGAGCACTTCCTTGGTAAGGAAGAGGTCGGCAGTTCAATTCTGCTACTGGGCTCCACGGAACGTTTGGGTACGTTTCCCTGTAATGCTGGAGTAATAATGGGAGCCTAAAAAGCTATTTTGTACGCTTTATCTGGTATAATTCCGTTTCCATTAATTCTTAAAGTCGGAGGACACAATGGCAAAAGAAAAGTTTGAACGTACGAAACCGCACGTTAACATCGGTACCATCGGTCACGTTGACCACGGTAAAACTACACTGACAGCAGCAATTACAGCGGTACTTGGCGTACATGGCGACAAAGCTGCATTCATGGACTACGATCAGATCGACAACGCACCGGAAGAGCGCGAGCGCGGTATTACGATCGCTACGTCACACGTTGAATATGAGACAGCTAACCGCCACTACGCGCACGTTGACTGTCCGGGCCACGCCGACTACGTCAAGAACATGATTACTGGTGCTGCACAGATGGACGGCGCGATCCTCGTTGTTTCCGCTGCTGACGGCCCGATGCCGCAGACTCGCGAGCACATCCTCCTGTCTCGCCAGGTCGGTGTTCCGTACATCGTTGTTTTCATGAACAAAGAAGACATGGTTGACGACGAAGAGCTCCTCGAGCTGGTTGAAATGGAAATTCGCGAACTGCTTGATCAGTACGAGTTCCCGGGTGACGACACTCCGATCGTTGCTGGTTCAGCACTGAGAGCACTCGAAGAAGCTAAAGAAGGCAAAATCGGCGAATGGGGCGAAAAAATCCTGAAGCTGATGGAAGAAGTTGACGCTTACATTCCTGAGCCGACTCGTGAAACTGACAAAGACTTCCTGATGCCGGTTGAGGACGTATTCTCTATCTCCGGTCGTGGTACAGTTGTTACCGGTCGTGTTGAGCGTGGTCAGGTCTGTGTCGGTGAGACAATCGAAATCGTCGGTATCAAAGACACTCAGACAACTACGGTTACTGGTGTTGAGATGTTCCGTAAAGAGATGGACTGTGGTGTCGCTGGTGACAACTGTGGTGTCCTCCTCCGCGGTATCGCTAAAGAAGCGGTTGAGCGTGGTCAGGTTCTCTGTAAGCCGAAATCCATCACTCCGCACACGAAGTTCGAAGCAGAAGTCTATATCCTCTCCAAAGAGGAAGGTGGACGCCATACTCCGTTCTTCAACGGTTACCGCCCGCAGTTCTACGTCCGTACAACTGACGTAACAGGTGCGATCACTCTGCCGGAAGGTACAGAGATGGTTATGCCGGGTGACAACGTTGCAATCGTCGCAGAACTCATCGCTCCGATCGCGATGGAAGAAGGTACACGCTTCGCGATTCGCGAAGGTGGCCGTACTGTCGGCGCCGGCGTCGTTTCCAAAATCCTTGCGTAATCGGGTTTCCGATTCGCAACACTAGGAAATAACAATGCGTGAAAATATCCACCTCGCTTGTGAGAAGTGCACACGTCGCAACTATCACACAAGCAAAAACAAAAAGACGCACACTGAGAAATTCTCTGTGCGCAAATACTGCAAGTTCTGCCGCGAACATACGGTTCACAAAGAAGCAAAACTGTAAGTTGTTCTCCCGCTCGGGAGAATCATAGGCGAATAGCTCCAATGGTAGAGCGCCGGATTCCAAATCCGATGGTTGGGGGTTCGAGTCCCTCTTCGCCTGCCACATTCCCGATCAATGCAGCCCCGGGGCTTCAGTTATCGCGAATGTCAATGGGTACCTCGAAAAATCTCCGCGTCAGGTTCTTCGAGGTGCGCAAGAGGAATGGAAATGAAATCAACACTTAACAGTTATGTCAGAAACGCCCGCATCGAGCTCTCCAAAGTCATTTTCCCGACTAAGGCGCAGGTGAAACAGGCGTTCATCGCCGTCGTGGTGGTAGTTGCTTTCGTTTCGATCTTTTTGGCACTTGTAGACTTGATCATGTCTTCATCACTGTCAGCGATTTTGGGCTAAGGGAGAACATATGGCACATCAATGGTATTCTATCCAGACCTACGCGGGCAGCGAACGCAGCGTTAAAAACGCGATCCTCAACCTGATCGACGAGCACAACCTCGGCGAGAAGATCAAAGAGGTCGTCGTTCCGACGGAAGACGTCATCGAGGTCAAAGACGGAAAGAAAAAGATCAGCGAACGTTCCCTCTATTCCGGTTACGTTTTCATCAACGTCGATCTGGACACGCCGACGCAGCACCTGATTCAGTCGCTGCCGCGCGTCTCCGGCTTCATCGGTGAGGCTAACCACCCGACACCGCTGAGCGAGAACGACATCAACACGATCCTCGACCGCGTTGAGAACCGTGCGGCGCCGAAACCGAAGGTCTACTTCGAAAACGGCGAGATGGTCCGCATCATCGACGGCCCGTTCGCGAACTTTACGGGTACGGTCGACGAGTACGACCTCGAACACGGTACACTGAAGCTCAACGTATCGATCTTCGGTCGCAGCACCCCGGTGGACATTTCGTACACCCAGGTCGAAAAAATTATTTAATCTTACAAAGGAAAAGGAAGCACAATGGCAAAGAAAGTCATGGGTTATATCAAGTTGCAAATTCAAGCCGGCGCTGCCAACCCGGCACCTCCGGTCGGTCCTGCGCTGGGTCAGCGCGGCGTCAACATCATGGAATTCTGTAAAGCATTCAATGAAAAGACAAAAGACAAGATGGGCTTCAAAGTTCCGACCATCATTACGGTCTACAACGACAGAAGTTTCTCTTTCGTCACAAAACAGCCGCCGGCATCTGCACTGCTGATGAAAGCAGCTGGTATCAAGAAGGGTTCTGACAACCCGCTGAAAAACAAAGTTGCGAAGATCACCAAGGCGCAGCTGATGGAAGTCGTGAAGATGAAAATCGCCGACCTCAACACGGACGACGAAGAGCAGGCAGCAAAAATCCTTGCCGGTTCCGCACGTGCAATGGGCCTTGAAATTACAGAATAACTGTAAGCAACCGAACTATCTTCGACCGCAAAGATACAAAAAAACTGCGGCAGAATAAATTCAGGAGAATAATATGGCTAGCAAACGTTATAAGCAGCTGAACGAAAAAATCGACGCGACTAAACAGTACAGCGTCGTTGAAGCGGCAGCGTTCGTAAAAGAACTGCAGTCTGCCAAGTTTGACGAAA is from Sulfurimonas sp. HSL-1656 and encodes:
- the nusG gene encoding transcription termination/antitermination protein NusG; this translates as MAHQWYSIQTYAGSERSVKNAILNLIDEHNLGEKIKEVVVPTEDVIEVKDGKKKISERSLYSGYVFINVDLDTPTQHLIQSLPRVSGFIGEANHPTPLSENDINTILDRVENRAAPKPKVYFENGEMVRIIDGPFANFTGTVDEYDLEHGTLKLNVSIFGRSTPVDISYTQVEKII
- a CDS encoding phospholipase A produces the protein MKRLGLWLLLLCLGAMAESRFETGMERYRQGDYPAAFAIFTAAYEATEDEDAAYMLARMYEKGEGVDADRAEAARWYRRSARRYFEAAADSSLHRENKRLLSTYRELDPVEDNETAETIRKSIVSDFGLKTFHENYLLPFGYREGVYDSYVPSDHYKNIESELQLSFRLDFLPDLFGLNETYSAAYTQRSFWQVYAGSSPFRETNYQPEVFVTFPTASHKVPIKSVAVGFAHQSNGQGNVTEQDFGDINVSDPVAIAPYLRNRSRSWNYAWMEAIFQTGSLFTELKLWYRFKESEEDDNPDLTDYLGYGSLRFILPYGKSMTSLLLRQNFVTGKGAQQLIWTYPFSHRENVFWCLKAFTGYGESLIDYNNYVTKFSIGFSFSR
- a CDS encoding RNA methyltransferase, whose product is MKDSATYQKKKRFFESMITLYGRNAVEEVLDDPTVEIHALHLAESNKQEGVIERITAKARARGVEIRYHAKAALSRISRNAKQDQGVALDIIAPTYRSAETLLETPMVQGRLLALDGIHNPQNLGMIIRSAAAGNIDGILLPKQGSAKLSPLVMKASAGTLFKLPVYYCETLPEILGTLQIQGWSIFGLSSHADATLHTLTVPEKTVFVLGNESEGVSEGVAARCNAQVAIPMQRGVESLNVAVTAALLAFLPAGER
- a CDS encoding thioredoxin family protein; this encodes MQTLTEIENTLREKPAVMLYFSAPTCNVCHALKPKLVDAVTTNFDAVEIVSIDISESPEIASHYSVFAIPTLLVFLDGREFLRKSRHMSVGEVVEAIRRPYEMMFS
- the tuf gene encoding elongation factor Tu gives rise to the protein MAKEKFERTKPHVNIGTIGHVDHGKTTLTAAITAVLGVHGDKAAFMDYDQIDNAPEERERGITIATSHVEYETANRHYAHVDCPGHADYVKNMITGAAQMDGAILVVSAADGPMPQTREHILLSRQVGVPYIVVFMNKEDMVDDEELLELVEMEIRELLDQYEFPGDDTPIVAGSALRALEEAKEGKIGEWGEKILKLMEEVDAYIPEPTRETDKDFLMPVEDVFSISGRGTVVTGRVERGQVCVGETIEIVGIKDTQTTTVTGVEMFRKEMDCGVAGDNCGVLLRGIAKEAVERGQVLCKPKSITPHTKFEAEVYILSKEEGGRHTPFFNGYRPQFYVRTTDVTGAITLPEGTEMVMPGDNVAIVAELIAPIAMEEGTRFAIREGGRTVGAGVVSKILA
- the rplK gene encoding 50S ribosomal protein L11: MAKKVMGYIKLQIQAGAANPAPPVGPALGQRGVNIMEFCKAFNEKTKDKMGFKVPTIITVYNDRSFSFVTKQPPASALLMKAAGIKKGSDNPLKNKVAKITKAQLMEVVKMKIADLNTDDEEQAAKILAGSARAMGLEITE
- the rpmG gene encoding 50S ribosomal protein L33 — protein: MRENIHLACEKCTRRNYHTSKNKKTHTEKFSVRKYCKFCREHTVHKEAKL
- a CDS encoding YaaA family protein; this encodes MQKRDFSMIFTLFSPSEGKRTGGTIGGLDTGTLLFGLAPRKAILDAYNAIVGGDNPDQVLALFGLKKAGDAQPFIADLYSAPTMPAVERYDGVAYEYLDYPSLDAEASTYLQARLIIFSNLFGPLRGGDLIPTYKVKQGNSVGDFAPERYYKDAFNAELDALIGGDEILDLRAGYYDKFFKPSRPVTTMKFIKEGKVVSHWAKAYRGIVLRHLAQHRFETIDDLLASQIPGLACREILEKKGKREAVFDIL
- the secE gene encoding preprotein translocase subunit SecE, which produces MKSTLNSYVRNARIELSKVIFPTKAQVKQAFIAVVVVVAFVSIFLALVDLIMSSSLSAILG